The following are encoded together in the bacterium genome:
- a CDS encoding inositol-3-phosphate synthase — translation MTAAQIAPAEGRLGVLLVGLGAVSTTLVAGVELIRKGLARPIGSLTQLGTIRLGKRTDERVPLIKDFVPLAGLDDLVFGAWDIFPDTCYQSARKAGVLDPTQLALVRDELDALTPWPAAFDPHYVKRLNGPHVKQAATKMELAEQIMADIDRFADSSDVSRLVMVWCGSTESFLSPQPVHFNLESFEAGLRANDPAIAPSMLYAYAALQRGIPFANGAPNLTVDIPAMVELAQARRLPICGKDFKTGQTLMKTILAPGLKARMLGLQGWFSTNILGNRDGEVLDEPANFRTKEESKLSVLDVILREDLHPELYGDYVHRVSIHYYPPRGDNKEGWDNIDVFGWLGYPMQIKINFLCRDSILAAPLVLDLALFLDLARRAGMHGVQEWLSFYFKSPQTAPGLYPEHDLFIQLMKLKNTLRHLRGEELITHLGLEYYD, via the coding sequence ATGACCGCAGCGCAGATCGCCCCGGCCGAGGGCCGTCTCGGCGTCCTCCTGGTCGGGTTGGGCGCCGTCAGCACGACCCTGGTGGCCGGCGTCGAGCTGATTCGCAAAGGTCTGGCGCGACCCATCGGGTCACTGACCCAGCTCGGGACGATCCGACTCGGCAAACGCACCGATGAGCGGGTGCCGCTGATCAAGGACTTCGTGCCGCTCGCCGGCCTCGACGATCTGGTGTTCGGCGCCTGGGACATCTTTCCCGACACCTGTTACCAGAGCGCCCGCAAGGCCGGCGTGCTCGATCCGACGCAGCTCGCGCTGGTCCGCGACGAGCTCGACGCGCTGACGCCCTGGCCAGCGGCTTTCGATCCGCATTACGTCAAGCGGCTCAACGGCCCGCACGTGAAGCAGGCGGCGACGAAGATGGAGCTCGCCGAGCAGATCATGGCCGACATCGACCGCTTCGCGGACTCGAGCGACGTCAGTCGACTGGTGATGGTCTGGTGCGGCAGCACCGAGAGCTTCCTCAGCCCGCAGCCGGTGCACTTCAACCTCGAGTCGTTCGAAGCCGGCCTGCGCGCCAACGATCCCGCCATCGCGCCGAGCATGCTCTACGCCTATGCGGCGCTGCAGCGCGGCATCCCCTTCGCCAACGGCGCGCCCAACCTGACGGTGGACATCCCCGCCATGGTCGAGCTGGCGCAGGCGCGGCGCCTGCCGATCTGCGGCAAGGACTTCAAGACCGGCCAGACCCTGATGAAGACCATCCTGGCCCCTGGCCTCAAGGCGCGCATGCTCGGGCTGCAGGGGTGGTTCTCGACCAACATCCTCGGCAACCGCGACGGCGAGGTATTGGACGAGCCTGCCAACTTCCGCACCAAGGAAGAGAGCAAGCTGTCGGTGCTCGACGTCATCCTGCGCGAGGACCTGCATCCGGAACTGTACGGCGACTACGTCCACCGCGTGAGCATCCACTACTACCCGCCGCGCGGCGACAACAAAGAGGGCTGGGACAACATCGACGTGTTCGGCTGGCTCGGCTACCCGATGCAGATCAAGATCAACTTCCTCTGCCGGGACTCGATCCTCGCCGCCCCGCTGGTCCTCGACCTGGCGCTGTTCCTCGATCTCGCCCGCCGCGCCGGCATGCACGGGGTCCAGGAGTGGCTCTCCTTCTATTTCAAGAGCCCCCAGACCGCCCCCGGCCTGTATCCCGAGCACGACCTGTTCATCCAGCTCATGAAGCTCAAGAACACCCTCCGCCATCTGCGCGGCGAGGAGCTGATCACCCACCTCGGGCTCGAGTACTACGACTGA